The sequence GATGATCGCGAGCACGTCGTCGGCGTCCTGTCCTTGCAGGAACACCACGCTCACCCACCGCGACACCGGGCCTGGTTCTAGAGGCGCGGGGTGCCAGGCGATCCGTCCCGAGGCAGCCATCGCCGCATCCACTCGCTCATGCACGCCATCCAGCAACGCCGCGGCCTGCTGCAGCTCGGCGGTCGCGGCGAGCGCGTAGGTTGCGCCGGCGGTCTGATCCCCGGCGTCGTCGTGCGCGCGCACTCGGTTCGTCACGTGGGTGGTGGCGAGCTGGTCGAGCACTTGCCGGAGGGAGCGCACCCCGGCGAGCAGATCACCCAGCACCGCATAGGTGTCAGCGGGGTCCTCGAACACGCGGGAGGCGTGCGCGAGCCCGCGGAGCGCTTCGGACGCTTCCGCGGCGTCCGTGGTCGGGTTCTGGAAGGTCGGCATGACGGGCTCCTGTCGTTCAGACGGTGCGGCACAGCGGCAAGGCTGCGACGGTGAAGGCTTGGGCCTGCTGCCCGACGAGACGCCGGGTCTCGCAGGAGGCTTGGATCGCGGCTTGCTCGATCGCGGCGACCGCGGTATCGAGTTCTTCCGGGGTGGGCGCGCTGATGCTGATGAGGCCGGTGTAGCGGAGGACGCCGTGGCCTGCGGTGAGGTCGGCTTCTTGTTGGAGGATGTCGCTGTATTCGGCGGTTTGGGAGGCGTCTTCGATCTGTCCCATCTTCTGCCGCTGCGCGGCGTCCGAGATCAGCTCGGTCTTCTTCTTTCTGATGTCCCGTGCCGCCTGATCCGACCGGATTGGCGTGCACACCAGCGAGAATGAACGTTGAATCCCGGACGACAGCAACACCGGGGCGAGGAACCCTGGATACACCTGCGACCTCGGCCACTCCGACACCCACAGCACCGCATGGTGCGCGGAATCCGACCGCAGGCGATCCCAGGTCTCCGTGACCGCAACCGGGCCCGCCGTCGCCAGCGACCGGCCGATGTCGGTGTTCCGTTCGAGGATCGCGGCCGTGGCGGGGTCATAAGCGGATCGGAGGATCACTGCGACCTGTGCGGGGGTGAGCCACCCGGTGATCGTGAGTTCCGCCGCCCGCAGCGCCGTCACGAGCGTCGTCATCTCTTGGCGGAGGACGGCGGCGGCTCCCTTGATGCCGCCGCCGTTGGTGCGGACCTGGCGGGCGGCAGCTTTGAGGTCGAGGGCGAGACTGATGGTGGTGGCGTGGCGTTCCCCGGCGGGTCCGGCACGGTCGATGAGCTCGCGGTACACGGTGGAGGCCCAAGACCCGTCGTCAGTGCCGTGGCGTTGCCACCACTCGATCAGTCCGGAACCTCCATCGGGGAGGGTGCGTTCGCACACTTGAAGGCGGGCGATCCGACCGGACCGGCAGGTCGTGGCGAGTACCCGACCCCAGGTGGCGACGCGGCGTTCCTGTTCGCCGGGGTCGAGGAGCACGAACGCAGGATGTGAGATGCCGACGATCGCGGTGAGGGTCTGGGCGTGGGGGTCGTGGATCATCGCTGCCCCCGTCTCCGGGTCCTCCCACTCCCGCAACGACGCCGCATCACCAGGAAGAGCGAGCGTGCCCGCAGGACGGGGCTTCACGACCTGCCGCTGGAACACCGTCTGCCGTGCCTGCGTGCGGGCCACCCACTGGAAAGTGACGGGCACCCACTCGATGAGCTTCCTGCCGCCGATGGGTGTCCAGGCGAGGGCTGCACAGAGCAGCCAGATAGGTGCGGTCCAGGCCAGCAGCATCCCACCCCCGGCATAAAGGGCGCCGACGATGGAAAGCACGCCGACGGCGAGGACGATGAGTTGCGGGAGGGAGAGGCCGAGGAGGATGCCGCGGCGAGTGAGACGGGAGAACTGCACCGCCCGCAACCCAAACCCCGCACTGCTCGTGTTCGGCTGAGTCGACATCGGTCACTCCTTCCCGGCAGTCGGCTTCGATGAGGGCGGAGGCGTCGAGGGCGTCGGTCGCGCCGGTGGTGCGGTCGGGGTGTGGCTCGGTGCGGGCGGTGGCGGTGCGGGTTGCGCGGGTTCACCGGCCCCTGCCGCGTGACCCTCTGCGGCACCGCCGACCTTACCGCCGAGTTTCGGGCCCCCGGTCGCCGCCGCACCCACCACCTGGGCCCCGACGACGACAGCTGCCGCAGGCCCAGCCGCGGCCGCGCCCGCCCCGGCTCCCGCGGCACCAGCTCCGGCTCCGGCGCTCCCGGAAGCAGCCGCACCGCCGGTCGCGGCGGGTGCCGCACTGGACGCAGTTGGTGTAGCCCCACCGGCGGAAGGTCCCGCACTGCCGCCGCCTCCGGTGGGTGTGTCGCCGGCGCCATCGAGCACTTTCTTCGCCCCGTCGGTCTTCGGAGCGGACGGCACAGGGACGGGACGGTTGAGCGCGGACTTAGCTTCTTGCTCCGCGCTCATCGAGTGGTACATATCGAAACCGATGAACGTGACGAACTTGTACGTCATGTACGGGGCGAACGCGGCGATGAACATCAGCACGACCCCGGCGATGGGGTCGCTGATCGACGCCAGATCAAGCTCAATCGGCGCGCTCACTTGGGTGATCGCGACGAGGAAGATCACCACCAGCACGAGCTTCGACAGGATCAGGGCGATCACGAACGTCGCCCACTTCTCGAACCATCCCTTGGTCGCATCCCAGGAGAACCCCGCCAAGGCGATCGGGGCGAACACGATCGCGACGAGCAGCAGGGCTTTGCGGATCAGGAGCGAGAACCACACGATCGCAGCCGCGCTGATGGCGAGGCCGGCGAGGAAGATCGTGACGATCGCCCCGACACCGGGCGCGGCGATGTTGATCCCCGCGAACCCCGCAGCGAGCAGGGTGATCCGGTCGCCGATGGATTCCATCGTGTTCCCCGTGGCCTGCACGATCCCGACCGCGAGTTGATCGGTGATCTCCAGCAACAGACCGGTGAGGCCGATGGCGACGAAGGAACCGAGGATGCTTTTCGCGGCTCCGAGGGCGGCGCGGGTGAGGGCGGTGGGGTCGCGGTGGATGAGGCCGGTGATCAGTTGCAGGCAGAAGAAGATCAGCACGACGAACACCGCGACCCCGAAGAGGATGTTGTAGACCCCGACATAGCCTTCGTCGGTGACATCGACGAGGGTGGTGGTGTCGAACACCGCCCAGACCGCCTCGAACAGCCACGCGGCCGCCCCGCCCATCGCCTGGGCGAGCCAGTCGAACGGGGCCGCTACCAACGTCGCGGCTCCTTGGCCGACGGAGTCGCACACGGCCGAGATCACCGGCACATCACACACACTCACCGCATCCTCCTTCCCTCGTACGCGATGGGGTCAGACGGCTTGGCCGACGCCCCAGAAGAAGTTGATGAGCGTCACCGCTGCACCGCAGATGATCGCCGCCCCACAGGACACGAGCACGCCGACCTTCCCTCGCGACGCAAGATGCGGGTTGGAGGAGTTCGCGCCGAAACCCCACACGATCGCTGAGATGATCAGGGCGAGGACGGAGAGGATCAGGCCGACGGTCATGACCGCGCCGACGATGATGCGCAGCTGCTCGATACCGGGAAGCCCGGTACCGTTCGGATCAATATCAATCACAGGGATGCTCCTTCTGCTCACAAGCGCCGGGGAATGGCGGACTTGTCAGCCAGGTGCACCATGAGGCCCCTTGATAGGCTTAAGTGGTCACAGGCGGATTCGCGTTGCCCAGATGTCGGCAAACGAAGGAACGGGGCCAGGGGTGAGTCTTATTGATGTGATTGCCGTTACTCGAGTCACGAGAAGGGGCCGGTACCTTCTGGCAATGTGTGCTGTCGCCACTGGCATGCTGCTAGCGGGATGCTCGCAGGTTCCCGACGTGAGGACCGTGGACGCAAACGGCAACCAGTGGTCGGTCGGGGTCGCTGACCCACGTTTCTCCGGGGACGACCGATGTGACTCTGATTCCATGATTGAGGCCACGGTTATGAGCGCGGACCTGCCACCTTCCGGCCTCGGCATCACTCTCAGGCCCGAAGCGACCGAGGATGATGCGCAACGCATCGCTGAGTGCCTTCGTAACGCGCTCACCAGCGGTGAGATCACCATCAGCCGACCGACGGCCGGCTAGGAGCAAAACTAGAGACGTTCGCCGACGGCGAGGAGGAAGTTGACCCAGGCGACGCCTGCTCCGGCGAGGGCTGCGGTGCCGAGCGCAACCCAGGCCCCGAGTCGGGCTTTGGTGGCGGTGTGCGGGTTGCCGATCGAAGATGAGATGGCCCAGACGATCACGGAGACGATCAGCATGAGCACGGCGATGATGAGCACGAACATCAGGAGTGCACCGATGACGGTGCGGAGGTCGTCGGCCGCGCCGACGCCGCCGAAGTCGGGGAATACGTCCATCAGCGTCCACCTCCGCTCAGGGTGCAGGACGCACGGGAGGCGTTGCCGCCGGTGATGCCTTCGGCGTCGTGGTCGGTGAGCCATTGGTCGGAGTCGATCGCGGGCTGACCGGTGCCTCCGGGGCGGATTTCGAGGTGCAGGTGCGCTCCGGTGGATTTCCCGGAGGAGCCGACATCGCCGATGTGCTGCCCTGCGGTGACGGTCATGCCTTCGGTGACGTGGATGCCGTGCTCCCACATATGCGCGTAATACGAGGCAACCCGTTCCCCGCCGACGGTGTGCTCCACAATGATGAGCCCGCCCCAGGAGCCGGTGTATCCGGCGTGGGTAACGATCCCATCAGCGACGGCGAAGATCGGGGTGCCGTCGGCGGCGGAGAAGTCGCTGCCGGAGTGGAACGCGGTCTCGAACGTGATCGGGTCGGTGCGCCACCCGAACGGGCTGGTCCGCACCCAGGAGCCCTCCGGCAACGGGAACACGACCCTGGTGGTCTCAGGCACCACCACATCACCACCGTTGCCACCGCCGCTTGATGGTGCGGGGCGGGTGAGGGCGGTGAGGATCGCTTCGGCGACGGGCTGATAGTTCTGATACCTGTCCGGGTATGCCGACACCTCAACGGCTTGCGCGGCTTCGCCTGGGTCGAGTTGCTGCCACCCCGGAATGTCGAGCAGCCCGCGCGGTGAGGGGTAGTTGGGTCCGGCCGGTCCGCCGTAGAACGCGCGGGCTTGATAGTTCGGGTCCATGAGCTCCGCAACGGTGCCCCAGCCGGCTTGCGGGCGCATCTGGAACAGGCCGAGGGAATCATGATCGGCTGCATCCCCATCGTTGGGGTAGTTCGCGGATTCGGGGTAGGTGCCGGTGTTGGTGAGCATCCGCAGGTGCGACTCCGTGAGCGCTGCCATCAACGCGATCACCACCCCTGCACGCCCCACCCCATCCGTCTGTCCACCGACGGTGATGATCGTGGCGGCGTGGGTGAGCTGCTGCCGGTTCAGTGTCACCGTCTCACCGTTGCGCGTGGTCGCGGTCAGTGAGTCCGGGATCGGTCCGACGATCAAGGACCCTGGTGCGCACGCGGCGATGGCAGGGCTGGCGAGGACGGCGACGGAGAGGAGAACGGTAGCGGGGCCGAAGCAGACGGCAGCGGCGGTGAGGGTGGCGAGGAGTTTCTTGAGCATGGCCGGTCACCGCAAAGGGTTGTTGAGCTGCGACAACCGCAACAAGAGACAGGTGTCGGTGATCGGCTCAGCCAGCGATGGCGCGGAGGCGCGTTCGGGGGTGCAGGTGAGGAACACGGTGAACGCAACCGGGTGTGTTGTCGTGACCGGATCGGTGCCCCAGTAACCGGTGCGGTGGCGGGTGCCGGTGATCGTGTACGCGACCGAGCCCTCGGGAATCTGGCCCGGTGCCGCCTGCGCCGCCGCGTCCTCCCATGCGGCGGGGATCTCGACTGTGTCGATGGTGAGCCACTGCCGCGTTTGGTGGGTGCGGAGCTGCGCCCACGCCTCCGGCGTCGGCAGATAGGAACGGACATCCGAGGCTGCGGCGTCCGCCTCCGTGTCGGCGGCGACATCAGCGAGCATCTGCGCGTAATCGGCAGGCTCATACCCGCTGGCCGTATCCCAGGTGAACAGCGCCTCCGCGACCGCCACCGCGAACTCCTCCGGGCCGCCGAACGCGACCACCGGCTCTGGCTCTGTCGGGACGAGCGCCGGGCTCGTTGCCGTCGGTTCACCCGTCGGGGTGACTCCGTTGGGTTCGGCGGTCTGGGGTCCGCGGATGAGTCCGTAGACGCCGACGCCGATGAGGAGGAGCAGGATCAGGCCGCCGGCGATGGCGGCGATGAGCACGGTGCGGCGGCGGCGAGCGGTGGGGTCCATCCTGGTGTCCTTCCCGACGAGATTCGGATCACCAGACAGGTGCACCAAAACACTCAGCAGGGAGACGGCGGAGGGTTCAGGCGGTTTCGCGGCGCACGTTTCGTGCAATGCGGGCGGTATCCAGGAACGCGATGGTCGCGGTGACGGCGTTCTCAAACATCGCCCACTGCTCACCCGACAAGGCCGGGCCGATGGTTTCGGGGTCGTAGCGTTCGGTCCAGGTGGAGAGCTCATCCCAGAGGTAGACGAACGACCGCACCGGCAGGAACTCCCGCGGCTGCTCGTCAACCGCGTGGAGTCGTGCTGATGCGAGCTGGGCGGGGCGCTTCTTCGTCGCAGTCTTCGCACGCTCGACAGCGAGCACCGCGAGACGTTCCAGATCTGCCGGCCGTGCGGTGTCTTCGAGCTCCCGGAGACGCGCCGCTCCTGCGGCTGCGGTGTCGCGGATGCCTGCCGGTTGGGCGGGGTCGCTGGCGAGGGTTTCGAGTTCGACGAGGGCTTGCGCGGCGCGGATGCGATGCTGCGCTCCGGTAATCGACCCGCCCGCATCGATCCGGTCAAGTTCCTCCCGTGCCCGCTGCTGTACGTCGTCGGGCTGCGCAGTGTCAGCGGCAAGGTTCTGCAACTCGTTGATGCGTTCCAGCGAGGTGTACGCGTTGCGGCCGGTGACCATAAGCGCGGCCTGCTCGCGGGTCTTCCCGATACCCCCAGCCGACGGTGGGGCCACCGTGGCCCCACCGTGTGACCTGGGGTTTTCCTGTTTCGAGGTGAACCGTGACGCTTTCTGCCGACCCGTCGCATCCTCGACCATGAGCGCTTTCAGTTCGGCGTAGAGGGTGGCTTCCTCGGTGCGGGTGAGGGGCTTGTGCAGGAGGTTGTCGTCCTGTTCGGCGAGGAGCTGCCCGAGGGTCGTAGAGATACCGGAGCGCACCCACACGTTCACCGTCTTCCACCCGAGCCGGCGGATCGCGGCCAAACGCCGGGCACCGCAGATCAGCATCCCGTCCGGGGTGATCGTGATCGGCTGCAACAGCCCATCCCGAGCGATCGACTCGACCAGCGAGTCGAGGTCGCCGTAGTCTTCGCGGTGACGGCGGCCGGCCCAGATCGAATCCACGGCACGCTCCAGCTCGATATGCCCCGGCTCGCTCATGACCGGCCCCGCGTCACGCCAGGTGCGGCGACTTTGATCGCCGCAGCCAAGTCCGTGTCATCCATGAGGTGCGCCAAGGGCTCACCGATCAGTAGCCGCAGCAACACCCCACGACCTGCGTTCGTCCCGGCCAGGTGCAGATCGGGGGCGCCGAGGATGATCCGCAGCAGCCGGTACCAGGACGGTGCGGGGATGTCGAGCAGGGCGCGGGCGTGCCGATCGCGCCGTAATGACTCGTACGCTCCCGCACGAGAGACGGACTCTGCGAGGCGTGCGCAGATGCACTCGACCGCTGCACGGGCGACCACTGGTTCCCACCGGTACCAGCACAGCAGCGCGATCGTGTCCTCGACGGCGGACTCCACGCCCGTCGACCCCGACACCTCCATCTCGTCGGCGTCGTCATCGTCATCGTGCGCGAGGGGGTCGGCGCGGAACGCGGGGTGGTAGTCGGTGAGGGGGTTTTCGCGGTCGGAGAAGCGTTCGGCGTCATGGAAACTCGAGTATCTGGGCCTGCGCGCCTGATGCACAGAGCACAGCAGCCCGTTGGCTCGGTTTTCTGCGATGCAGGTGATCTGCACGGCGCGGGTGATGACCGCCCACGGATCGTCTGCCCGTCGCACCGAGGGCGTGCGCATCGCCTCGAATGCCGCGGTCGCGGCCTCCCACGGGTCGAGGCCGTGTTTGCGTGCGAGGGCAGCGTACTTTTGGGCGGCGTGGTGCATCAGTGCCGCCGCCTCGGGGTCATTCCTCCAGGCGTCGGGGCCTTCGGTGTTGAGGCGGGTGAGGAGTTCGCGGAGTCGTTCTGAGTTCTCGAACCCAGACCCGCGAGCGTCACGGCGTGGGGTGTGGGGTTGTGGCATGGTGGCACCTCCTGACAGGCAGGTGCGCACCGGCTCCCCACCGACCCCGTCGCGCCACCGTCTTCTGCGCATGGCGGTTCACCCCAGCCCGATCCCGGACGGCCGCACCCACGACGACGAGCGGGGCCGATCCTGCGGCTCGAACACATCGAACGACTCGAACACCGCCGACTCCGCAGGTGCCGCGCGTTCCGCTCGGCGATCCCGAATGTCGCGCGCATGATTCCGGGTCGCCCGGTAGGCGTGGCCTGGCGCGCGGCGGGCACGGTGCGCGAGTTCGGTCTGGAAGTTGATGCCGCGGCCAGCGATCCTGGCGGTGCTCGACGCGATCAGATCAGTCGGACGTACCCACGCGATCCCGCGTTCCACACGCGAACCAGGGTCAGTAGTAGTTCCTGAGAGTGAGGGGTCGCGGTGCACGGCGAACGCCGACCGCTCCGCCCCCGCACCGTCGCCCCGTTCGGGCAGCGTCTCCGGTAGCTCGGTGCGGCTGGTCTCTGTGTGGTCGTTCACGAGGTCTCCTCCTGCTCTTCGTTGATGGCTGGGGTGAACCAGCGGCCGACGGTGGAGGGGTGCACGCCCAGGTGCCGGGCGATCTGCTTGTTCGACCACCCCTCCACCTCCCGCAACTGCGTCGCTTCCGCCCGCCGCTCACTCACTGACACCACCGGCATCTCCACTGCCTGCGCCTGCTCAACCTCCGGTACGGCGACCGCCTGTGATGGAGCGGCGGTCTCTGCCGGCACCTCCTCGATCGCGTCTGTATCCGGCGTGGTGGTGGGGCGGGTGAGGATGACGGTGAGGTGCGTGATCGACAGCAGCACCAGCGGCGGGATCGCAGCGACCGACGCTGCAAGAACCGCCGGGACGTCGGTGTCGGCGGCAATGATCGCGTGGATCGCGTTCGCCGTGACCGACACGACGGCGCCGGCGGCGAGGAGCGTCCAGGGGTACCAGGTCGGACGGGATTGGTTGGCGAGGGCGACGACGGCGACGGTTGCGACGACGATGATGCCGTCCACGATCAACGGCCACGCCCACGCCTGGCCCGCATCAATCCCAGACCGCCGCGCAAGATCAGCAAGCGCGGTGAATGACAGCCAGAATGCGCCGGCGGCGATGAACACCGTTCCCGTGATCGCCGTCACCGCAGCCAACCGGCGACCCCGCGGCAAGACAGTCTCGATGGTGCTCATGAGATCACCCGCCCTGGTGATCCGCGCACCACACGCCGCTCATCCGCCACGGGCTCCACGGACGTGCGCGTTGTGGGGTGGGTGGTGCGGTAGGCGGAGCGGATCGACGCCATGATCTCCCGCGGCCTGAGCCCCGCGTGCTCTGCCGCCGGGCCCAGTGCGTCGAGGGTTACATCGGGAGGGGCTCCTGATTCTGCGAGTCGGCAGGCGGCCCAGAACAGGCCCCGGTTCCGCTCACCCTCACCACGCCCCGCCACCCAGCCGGCGAGCACTTTCGCATCCGACCCCCGCCGCTCAAACCGAGAAGCGCGCGCACGGTCGAGAGGGATCGGGGTGCGAGGGTCTAAGAACTCGCGCAGCCGCGCCGCGTCCACCGGAGCCGGAGGACTACCTGCCGCGACGATCAGCCGGTACGGTGCCCGCACCCCGCCAGGGCGCAGCACCTTCGACGGCGGGGCAATGATGTAGCCACCGTCACCCCGGAAATCGACATGCGCCCGCGCTGCCTGCCACGACGACTGCACACGGTCGGAGTCTGCCGGATAGTAGGCGTGGAGCCCGCCGGAGGGGGTGCGCACGAGCGCCGCCCACCCCGCCGCATGGCCTTCACGGTGCGCGGTGCGGAAGGCGGGGAATCCGGTGCCGGTCGCGTGCACGTCGACATCGACGACCTCGATACCGGATGCAGCACCGGTCGGGATGCCGATGTTCGCGGACGGCCACCTCGACCACCACCCAGCGACCTGATGAACGTCGGTGCTCGCGTCGTGGAACCCTCGGCGCACGAGCGGGCGCTTCTCGCCCGGCACACACGGAAACACCGACACCCCGGCAGCCGCGAACCGCGCGGCCGCATCAGCGAGCGGCATCCCGTTCACCTCAGCGAACACGTCGATCGCACCCATCACAGACTCCTCACCGACCCGGCCGCAACCCGGCGCGGCCCCTCCGCCAGCGGATCAACATCGGGCGCCCGCTCAGACGCAGCAGATTTCGGGGACGGCGCATCACGGTTCAGACCGGGAGGGTCACCGTTGCTGATCTGCTCGGTGGGGAGTTGATCGAG is a genomic window of Candidatus Nanopelagicales bacterium containing:
- a CDS encoding PrgI family protein, giving the protein MSTQPNTSSAGFGLRAVQFSRLTRRGILLGLSLPQLIVLAVGVLSIVGALYAGGGMLLAWTAPIWLLCAALAWTPIGGRKLIEWVPVTFQWVARTQARQTVFQRQVVKPRPAGTLALPGDAASLREWEDPETGAAMIHDPHAQTLTAIVGISHPAFVLLDPGEQERRVATWGRVLATTCRSGRIARLQVCERTLPDGGSGLIEWWQRHGTDDGSWASTVYRELIDRAGPAGERHATTISLALDLKAAARQVRTNGGGIKGAAAVLRQEMTTLVTALRAAELTITGWLTPAQVAVILRSAYDPATAAILERNTDIGRSLATAGPVAVTETWDRLRSDSAHHAVLWVSEWPRSQVYPGFLAPVLLSSGIQRSFSLVCTPIRSDQAARDIRKKKTELISDAAQRQKMGQIEDASQTAEYSDILQQEADLTAGHGVLRYTGLISISAPTPEELDTAVAAIEQAAIQASCETRRLVGQQAQAFTVAALPLCRTV
- a CDS encoding conjugal transfer protein TrbL; this encodes MSVCDVPVISAVCDSVGQGAATLVAAPFDWLAQAMGGAAAWLFEAVWAVFDTTTLVDVTDEGYVGVYNILFGVAVFVVLIFFCLQLITGLIHRDPTALTRAALGAAKSILGSFVAIGLTGLLLEITDQLAVGIVQATGNTMESIGDRITLLAAGFAGINIAAPGVGAIVTIFLAGLAISAAAIVWFSLLIRKALLLVAIVFAPIALAGFSWDATKGWFEKWATFVIALILSKLVLVVIFLVAITQVSAPIELDLASISDPIAGVVLMFIAAFAPYMTYKFVTFIGFDMYHSMSAEQEAKSALNRPVPVPSAPKTDGAKKVLDGAGDTPTGGGGSAGPSAGGATPTASSAAPAATGGAAASGSAGAGAGAAGAGAGAAAAGPAAAVVVGAQVVGAAATGGPKLGGKVGGAAEGHAAGAGEPAQPAPPPPAPSHTPTAPPARPTPSTPPPSSKPTAGKE
- a CDS encoding DUF6112 family protein, encoding MIDIDPNGTGLPGIEQLRIIVGAVMTVGLILSVLALIISAIVWGFGANSSNPHLASRGKVGVLVSCGAAIICGAAVTLINFFWGVGQAV
- a CDS encoding DUF6112 family protein, with the protein product MDVFPDFGGVGAADDLRTVIGALLMFVLIIAVLMLIVSVIVWAISSSIGNPHTATKARLGAWVALGTAALAGAGVAWVNFLLAVGERL
- a CDS encoding M23 family metallopeptidase encodes the protein MLKKLLATLTAAAVCFGPATVLLSVAVLASPAIAACAPGSLIVGPIPDSLTATTRNGETVTLNRQQLTHAATIITVGGQTDGVGRAGVVIALMAALTESHLRMLTNTGTYPESANYPNDGDAADHDSLGLFQMRPQAGWGTVAELMDPNYQARAFYGGPAGPNYPSPRGLLDIPGWQQLDPGEAAQAVEVSAYPDRYQNYQPVAEAILTALTRPAPSSGGGNGGDVVVPETTRVVFPLPEGSWVRTSPFGWRTDPITFETAFHSGSDFSAADGTPIFAVADGIVTHAGYTGSWGGLIIVEHTVGGERVASYYAHMWEHGIHVTEGMTVTAGQHIGDVGSSGKSTGAHLHLEIRPGGTGQPAIDSDQWLTDHDAEGITGGNASRASCTLSGGGR
- a CDS encoding ParB N-terminal domain-containing protein; this translates as MSEPGHIELERAVDSIWAGRRHREDYGDLDSLVESIARDGLLQPITITPDGMLICGARRLAAIRRLGWKTVNVWVRSGISTTLGQLLAEQDDNLLHKPLTRTEEATLYAELKALMVEDATGRQKASRFTSKQENPRSHGGATVAPPSAGGIGKTREQAALMVTGRNAYTSLERINELQNLAADTAQPDDVQQRAREELDRIDAGGSITGAQHRIRAAQALVELETLASDPAQPAGIRDTAAAGAARLRELEDTARPADLERLAVLAVERAKTATKKRPAQLASARLHAVDEQPREFLPVRSFVYLWDELSTWTERYDPETIGPALSGEQWAMFENAVTATIAFLDTARIARNVRRETA
- a CDS encoding DUF2637 domain-containing protein, which translates into the protein MSTIETVLPRGRRLAAVTAITGTVFIAAGAFWLSFTALADLARRSGIDAGQAWAWPLIVDGIIVVATVAVVALANQSRPTWYPWTLLAAGAVVSVTANAIHAIIAADTDVPAVLAASVAAIPPLVLLSITHLTVILTRPTTTPDTDAIEEVPAETAAPSQAVAVPEVEQAQAVEMPVVSVSERRAEATQLREVEGWSNKQIARHLGVHPSTVGRWFTPAINEEQEETS
- a CDS encoding bifunctional DNA primase/polymerase, whose protein sequence is MGAIDVFAEVNGMPLADAAARFAAAGVSVFPCVPGEKRPLVRRGFHDASTDVHQVAGWWSRWPSANIGIPTGAASGIEVVDVDVHATGTGFPAFRTAHREGHAAGWAALVRTPSGGLHAYYPADSDRVQSSWQAARAHVDFRGDGGYIIAPPSKVLRPGGVRAPYRLIVAAGSPPAPVDAARLREFLDPRTPIPLDRARASRFERRGSDAKVLAGWVAGRGEGERNRGLFWAACRLAESGAPPDVTLDALGPAAEHAGLRPREIMASIRSAYRTTHPTTRTSVEPVADERRVVRGSPGRVIS